The following are from one region of the Silene latifolia isolate original U9 population chromosome 9, ASM4854445v1, whole genome shotgun sequence genome:
- the LOC141598632 gene encoding type 2 DNA topoisomerase 6 subunit B-like — MEVTSLKNLCKKLISLAIQRCRSSGDPCRLSVIIRRRIGADIIVNQISISDTGVGSSLKEFQDLKYTHNRLSAVEWDGMLSITTTSIGDAAIFHYDLNLKESSPSRRLTKLPSSSKKNAIFSGTEVSLSTAEDIEILCADITAYLKKMLILKICNIAIELVGEFGDQQGLRSENVAFSTELTLPSSDSPNLERLTSGLEEHVLKHGDGSEKCQSCFLDRDSVKVGCGRACVKENLNDTLVVEAVMMISESSKPSSPSCLKAFEPKTEILYYRDFSPCSIDQSTLKALRSIKWTNYGLSLKSITDDETAIVEWENFPANTHIDIALHCYNNQVVIPPLKQRPKVETKLMKEAIRLALDDLKERFSGALLSAHAVKINTYAPDLARSITGLILSSNDPNFQGECLRLLGMQMGNIEGESVEECIKQKILSAIDISDRRPPSLKHNEDIPFLFGVEHDDEPENMWHDYEGEEEGCTMIDF; from the exons ATGGAGGTCACTTCGCTGAAAAATCTCTGCAAAAAG TTGATTTCACTAGCGATTCAAAGATGTCGTTCTTCCGGTGATCCTTGTCGGCTTTCCGTTATCATCCGACGTCGTATCGGTGCCGATATCATCGTCAATCAAATTTCAA TTTCTGATACTGGTGTTGGAAGCAGCTTAAAGGAGTTCCAGGACCTGAAATACACTCATAACAGGCTTTCTGCTGTAGAATGGG ATGGCATGCTCTCAATCACGACCACTA GCATTGGAGATGCTGCCATTTTTCATTATGACCTTAACCTGAAAGAAAGCTCTCCTAGCAGAAGGCTGACTAAGCTCCCCTCGAGTTCAAAGAAGAATGCCATATTTAG TGGAACTGAAGTGTCTTTGTCCACAGCTGAAGACATTGAAATATTATGTGCAGATATTACCGCCTATCTAAAAAAG ATGTTGATTCTGAAAATATGT AACATTGCAATAGAGTTGGTTGGTGAATTTGGTGATCAACAAGGTCTAAGAAGTGAAAATGTTGCTTTTTCCACGGAGTTGACATTACCTTCCTCAGACTCACCAAACCTTGAACGTTTAACATCAGGGCTTGAGGAACATGTCTTAAAACACGGGGATGGTAGTGAAAAATGCCAGTCTTGCTTTTTGGACAG AGACAGCGTAAAGGTGGGCTGTGGTCGAGCATGTGTAAAAGAAAACCTGAACGATACACTGGTTGTGGAAGCTGTAATGATGATCAGTGAGTCATCAAAACCTTCAAGCCCATCATGCTTGAAGGCTTTTGAGCCAAAAACGGAG ATTTTATACTACAGAGATTTTTCTCCATGCTCAATCGACCAGTCAACTCTCAAAGCCTTAAGAAGCATCAAATGGACGAATTATGGTCTGTCTTTAAAAAGTATCACAGATGACGAGACTGCTATAGTTGAATGGGAGAACTTTCCTGCAAATACACATATCGACATTGCCCTTCACTGCTACAATAATCA GGTTGTCATACCACCATTAAAGCAGAGACCTAAAGTTGAAACTAAGCTCATGAAGGAAGCCATCCGTCTGGCATTGGATGATTTGAAGGAAAGGTTTAGTGGAGCTCTTCTAAGTGCCCATGCTGTCAAG ATCAATACATATGCACCTGATCTTGCAAGAAGCATCACTGGCCTAATATTGTCATCTAATGATCCTAACTTTCAAGGCGAATGTCTAAGGCTACTCGGCATGCAAATGGGAAATATTGAAGGTGAGTCGGTGGAAGAATGCATTAAACAAAAGATTTTGTCTGCAATAGATATCAGTGACAGAAGGCCTCCAAGCCTGAAACACAATGAGGACATACCGTTTCTTTTCGGAGTTGAACATGATGATGAACCGGAAAACATGTGGCATGATTATGAAGGAGAGGAAGAAGGGTGCACTATGATAGATTTCTAA
- the LOC141598633 gene encoding galactinol synthase 1 has product MDRFTSNGKVTALEKDSSRAYVTFLAGNGDYIKGVVGLAKGLRKVKSLYPLVVVILPDVPVEHREILRSQGCRVREIEPVYPPENQVQFAMAYYVINYSKLRIWNLVEYSKMIYLDGDIQVLENIDHLFEMPEGYLYAVKDCFCEKTWKHTPQYQIGYCQQCPDKVKWPTAVMGPPPPLYFNAGMFVFEPSRFTYEQLLQKLQTSSPTPFAEQDFLNKFFRDVYKPIPPIYNLVLAMLWRHPENIELDKVKVVHYCAAGSKPWRYTGKEANMEREDIKMLVQKWKDIYNDKSLDFIAEGEDYARPHSMASMPELKVSYISAPSAA; this is encoded by the exons ATGGACCGATTTACTAGCAATGGGAAAGTCACAGCCCTTGAGAAGGACTCAAGTAGAGCATATGTGACTTTCTTAGCTGGTAATGGTGACTACATTAAAGGTGTAGTCGGACTCGCGAAGGGCTTACGTAAGGTTAAGAGCTTATACCCTCTAGTGGTTGTGATCTTACCGGACGTGCCCGTGGAACACCGTGAGATATTAAGATCTCAGGGTTGTAGGGTTCGAGAAATCGAGCCAGTTTATCCACCTGAGAATCAAGTTCAATTTGCAATGGCTTATTATGTTATCAACTACTCCAAACTTCGTATTTGGAAC TTGGTAGAATACAGCAAGATGATATACCTGGATGGAGACATTCAAGTGTTGGAGAACATAGATCATCTGTTTGAAATGCCAGAAGGATATTTGTATGCAGTAAAGGATTGCTTCTGTGAGAAGACATGGAAACATACACCGCAGTATCAAATCGGTTACTGTCAACAATGCCCTGACAAGGTTAAATGGCCTACTGCTGTgatgggtcctcctcctcctctttacTTCAATGCTGGAATGTTCGTCTTTGAGCCAAGTCGCTTCACTTATGAACAACTCCTTCAGAAGCTTCAGACCTCTTCTCCAACTCCCTTTGCTGAACAG GATTTCCTCAATAAGTTCTTTCGGGATGTTTACAAACCGATCCCACCTATATACAACCTGGTTCTAGCAATGCTATGGCGCCATCCTGAGAATATCGAGCTGGACAAAGTTAAGGTGGTTCACTACTGTGCTGCA GGATCAAAACCATGGAGGTACACAGGCAAAGAGGCTAACATGGAAAGGGAAGACATCAAGATGCTAGTACAAAAATGGAAGGACATCTACAATGACAAATCACTCGATTTCATCGCAGAAGGAGAGGACTATGCGAGACCTCATAGCATGGCTTCCATGCCGGAACTTAAAGTGTCCTACATTTCTGCACCAAGTGCTGCCTAA
- the LOC141598634 gene encoding ADP-ribosylation factor 2, whose product MGLTFTKLFSRLFAKKEMRILMVGLDAAGKTTILYKLKLGEIVTTIPTIGFNVETVEYKNISFTVWDVGGQDKIRPLWRHYFQNTQGLIFVVDSNDRDRVVEARDELHRMLNEDELRDAVLLVFANKQDLPNAMNAAEITDKLGLHSLRQRHWYIQSTCATSGEGLYEGLDWLSNNIANKA is encoded by the exons ATGGGGCTTACTTTCACCAAGTTGTTCAGCCGTCTTTTCGCCAAGAAGGAAATGAGAATTCTGATGGTGGGTCTCGATGCTGCTGGTAAGACCACCATCCTCTACAAGCTCAAGCTTGGTGAGATCGTCACTACTATTCCAACCATTG GATTCAACGTGGAAACTGTTGAATACAAGAACATCAGCTTCACAGTGTGGGATGTCGGGGGTCAGGACAAG ATCCGTCCATTGTGGAGACACTACTTCCAAAACACACAAGGTCTCATCTTCGTGGTGGACAGTAATGATAGAGACCGTGTTGTTGAGGCTAGGGATGAGTTGCACAGGATGTTGAATGAG GATGAGTTGCGCGATGCAGTTTTGCTAGTGTTTGCTAACAAACAGGATCTTCCAAATGCTATGAATGCCGCTGAAATTACTGATAAGCTTGGCTTGCACTCTCTTCGACAGCGTCACTG GTATATTCAGAGCACTTGCGCTACGTCTGGAGAAGGTCTGTACGAAGGATTGGATTGGCTCTCCAACAACATTGCAAACAAG GCTTAA
- the LOC141598635 gene encoding polygalacturonase At1g48100 isoform X2: MWNFHLKNITLLFLIVVLVCSLNINICNARVNKHYKHKRPYHKAPPSSKPTPTPVVVVTPPSSPKAKSPPYNVPIVEVPTPEIPTGESVFSVLNYGAVGDGTTDDTQAFQDAWEQACKVQSSTMLIPYGYQFLVGPISFSGPYCQKDIIFQVDGTIVAPTNAEAWSSDLMWWMDFTKLVGLTIQGKGTIDGSGSVWWNDASYEAPGDDETQMIIPLNDTILKHPPIPAGSQLSGMSSIKPTAVRFYGSINVTVTGITIQNSPQCHLKFDNCVGVTVYSITISSPGDSPNTDGIHLQNSQNVLIHSSSLGCGDDCISIQSGCSNVYVHNVNCGPGHGISIGSLGRFNTRACVSNVTVRDVSMHGTMTGVRIKTWQGGSGSVQGILFSNIQMNQVQLPIVIDQYYCDKSQCRNETAAVAVSGVTYQNIKGTYTVKPVHLACSDDLPCTDITLNTIQLSPLQGLYRLYDPFCWQSFGGLTTPIIPPIGCLQVGKPLKNRVQTDTDVC; encoded by the exons ATGTGGAATTTTCACTTAAAAAATATCACATTACTATTTCTAATTGTAGTATTAGTTTGTTCATTGaatattaatatatgtaatgcaAGAGTAAACAAGCATTATAAACATAAGAGACCATATCACAAAGCACCTCCGTCGTCGAAACCAACTCCTACACCAGTAGTAGTGGTGACACCACCATCGTCTCCGAAAGCGAAGTCACCACCATATAATGTACCAATTGTGGAAGTTCCTACACCTGAAATACCAACAGGTGAAAGTGTTTTTAGTGTACTAAATTATGGAGCAGTGGGTGATGGTACTACTGATGACACTCAG GCATTCCAAGATGCATGGGAACAAGCTTGTAAAGTGCAGTCATCAACAATGTTAATTCCATATGGATATCAATTTCTTGTGGGACCCATTTCATTTTCTGGTCCTTATTGCCAAAAAGACATTATTTTCCAG GTTGATGGGACAATAGTTGCTCCAACAAATGCTGAAGCTTGGAGTTCTGATTTAATGTGGTGGATGGATTTCACAAAATTAGTAGGACTTACCATTCAGGGGAAGGGCACCATTGACGGAAGTGGCTCGGTCTGGTGGAATGACGCGTCATATGAAGCGCCCGGGGATGATGAAACACAAATGATCATTCCATTAAATGACACGATACTGAAACATCCTCCGATACCT GCTGGAAGTCAGCTGAGCGGAATGTCAAGTATCAAACCAACG GCAGTAAGGTTCTATGGCAGCATCAATGTGACAGTAACAGGCATAACAATTCAGAACAGTCCTCAATGTCATCTCAAATTCGACAATTGCGTTGGTGTAACGGTTTATTCAATAACAATTTCATCACCCGGTGACAGTCCTAATACTGATGGAATCCATCTACAGAATTCTCAGAACGTGCTCATTCACTCTTCAAGCCTCGGCTGTG GGGATGACTGTATTTCCATACAAAGTGGATGTTCAAATGTCTATGTCCACAATGTAAACTGCGGACCGGGACATGGCATTAGCATTGGCAGTCTGGGGAGGTTCAATACTAGAGCCTGTGTCTCGAATGTCACCGTCAGAGATGTCAGTATGCATGGCACGATGACAGGAGTCCGTATAAAGACGTGGCAG GGTGGTTCAGGATCGGTGCAAGGAATTCTGTTTTCGAACATTCAAATGAACCAAGTCCAGCTTCCGATTGTGATCGACCAGTATTACTGTGACAAAAGCCAATGCAGGAATGAAACAGCAGCTGTAGCGGTATCAGGCGTCACATACCAAAATATCAAAGGAACATACACAGTAAAGCCAGTCCATTTGGCCTGCAGCGACGACCTACCTTGCACAGACATTACTCTAAATACCATACAACTAAGCCCGCTGCAAGGACTCTATCGGTTATATGATCCCTTCTGCTGGCAATCGTTTGGTGGACTCACCACTCCGATAATACCACCTATCGGTTGTTTACAAGTAGGAAAGCCATTGAAGAATAGGGTTCAGACCGATACTGATGTATGTTGA
- the LOC141598635 gene encoding polygalacturonase At1g48100 isoform X1, translated as MWNFHLKNITLLFLIVVLVCSLNINICNARVNKHYKHKRPYHKAPPSSKPTPTPVVVVTPPSSPKAKSPPYNVPIVEVPTPEIPTGESVFSVLNYGAVGDGTTDDTQAFQDAWEQACKVQSSTMLIPYGYQFLVGPISFSGPYCQKDIIFQVDGTIVAPTNAEAWSSDLMWWMDFTKLVGLTIQGKGTIDGSGSVWWNDASYEAPGDDETQMIIPLNDTILKHPPIPQAGSQLSGMSSIKPTAVRFYGSINVTVTGITIQNSPQCHLKFDNCVGVTVYSITISSPGDSPNTDGIHLQNSQNVLIHSSSLGCGDDCISIQSGCSNVYVHNVNCGPGHGISIGSLGRFNTRACVSNVTVRDVSMHGTMTGVRIKTWQGGSGSVQGILFSNIQMNQVQLPIVIDQYYCDKSQCRNETAAVAVSGVTYQNIKGTYTVKPVHLACSDDLPCTDITLNTIQLSPLQGLYRLYDPFCWQSFGGLTTPIIPPIGCLQVGKPLKNRVQTDTDVC; from the exons ATGTGGAATTTTCACTTAAAAAATATCACATTACTATTTCTAATTGTAGTATTAGTTTGTTCATTGaatattaatatatgtaatgcaAGAGTAAACAAGCATTATAAACATAAGAGACCATATCACAAAGCACCTCCGTCGTCGAAACCAACTCCTACACCAGTAGTAGTGGTGACACCACCATCGTCTCCGAAAGCGAAGTCACCACCATATAATGTACCAATTGTGGAAGTTCCTACACCTGAAATACCAACAGGTGAAAGTGTTTTTAGTGTACTAAATTATGGAGCAGTGGGTGATGGTACTACTGATGACACTCAG GCATTCCAAGATGCATGGGAACAAGCTTGTAAAGTGCAGTCATCAACAATGTTAATTCCATATGGATATCAATTTCTTGTGGGACCCATTTCATTTTCTGGTCCTTATTGCCAAAAAGACATTATTTTCCAG GTTGATGGGACAATAGTTGCTCCAACAAATGCTGAAGCTTGGAGTTCTGATTTAATGTGGTGGATGGATTTCACAAAATTAGTAGGACTTACCATTCAGGGGAAGGGCACCATTGACGGAAGTGGCTCGGTCTGGTGGAATGACGCGTCATATGAAGCGCCCGGGGATGATGAAACACAAATGATCATTCCATTAAATGACACGATACTGAAACATCCTCCGATACCT CAGGCTGGAAGTCAGCTGAGCGGAATGTCAAGTATCAAACCAACG GCAGTAAGGTTCTATGGCAGCATCAATGTGACAGTAACAGGCATAACAATTCAGAACAGTCCTCAATGTCATCTCAAATTCGACAATTGCGTTGGTGTAACGGTTTATTCAATAACAATTTCATCACCCGGTGACAGTCCTAATACTGATGGAATCCATCTACAGAATTCTCAGAACGTGCTCATTCACTCTTCAAGCCTCGGCTGTG GGGATGACTGTATTTCCATACAAAGTGGATGTTCAAATGTCTATGTCCACAATGTAAACTGCGGACCGGGACATGGCATTAGCATTGGCAGTCTGGGGAGGTTCAATACTAGAGCCTGTGTCTCGAATGTCACCGTCAGAGATGTCAGTATGCATGGCACGATGACAGGAGTCCGTATAAAGACGTGGCAG GGTGGTTCAGGATCGGTGCAAGGAATTCTGTTTTCGAACATTCAAATGAACCAAGTCCAGCTTCCGATTGTGATCGACCAGTATTACTGTGACAAAAGCCAATGCAGGAATGAAACAGCAGCTGTAGCGGTATCAGGCGTCACATACCAAAATATCAAAGGAACATACACAGTAAAGCCAGTCCATTTGGCCTGCAGCGACGACCTACCTTGCACAGACATTACTCTAAATACCATACAACTAAGCCCGCTGCAAGGACTCTATCGGTTATATGATCCCTTCTGCTGGCAATCGTTTGGTGGACTCACCACTCCGATAATACCACCTATCGGTTGTTTACAAGTAGGAAAGCCATTGAAGAATAGGGTTCAGACCGATACTGATGTATGTTGA